A stretch of Sphingomonas sp. JUb134 DNA encodes these proteins:
- a CDS encoding dicarboxylate/amino acid:cation symporter: MAKRLTAYILFGLVAGLVVGWVLNASLDDAGGAGTAQLKDIAGYFSIVTALFLRLIKMIIAPLVFSTLVVGITHMGDTSALGRVGLRAFAWFVGASLLSLTVGLILVNLLQPGVGLGLPMPPADASAGLAKASFNLKDFISHIVPASMVEAMATNEILQIVVFSVFVGVAMTAVGEKAAPLTRALEALVSVMLQITDYVMRFAPIAVFAAVAGTLAEQGPSVIGQLAYFMASVFAGLASLWLLLFGVAFLMIGPRIGQLIRYLREPILVGFSTASSEAAFPRTLEALDRFGVPPRIASFVLPLGYSFNLDGSMMYMTFASIFIAQAYGVELSLGQQITMLLVLMVTSKGIAGVPRASLVVIAATLSMFKIPEAGLLLILAVDHFLDMGRTATNVIGNAIAATVIAKWEGGLDAPEPAEIEPPQAPSGTPRADAPDSFRHIG; this comes from the coding sequence ATGGCCAAGCGGCTTACCGCCTATATTCTCTTCGGTCTGGTCGCGGGCCTTGTCGTCGGCTGGGTGCTGAACGCGTCCCTGGATGATGCGGGCGGCGCCGGCACGGCACAGTTGAAGGACATCGCCGGCTATTTCTCGATCGTGACGGCGCTGTTCCTGCGGCTGATCAAGATGATCATTGCGCCGCTGGTGTTCTCGACCCTGGTGGTGGGCATCACCCACATGGGCGACACGAGCGCGCTCGGCCGGGTCGGCCTGCGTGCGTTCGCATGGTTCGTGGGGGCGAGCCTGTTGTCGCTGACGGTCGGCCTGATCCTGGTGAACCTCTTGCAGCCGGGCGTCGGCCTGGGGCTGCCGATGCCGCCGGCAGATGCTTCCGCCGGGCTGGCGAAGGCGTCGTTCAACCTCAAGGACTTCATCAGCCACATCGTGCCGGCCTCGATGGTCGAGGCGATGGCGACCAACGAGATCCTCCAGATTGTCGTCTTCTCTGTGTTCGTGGGCGTCGCGATGACGGCCGTCGGTGAAAAGGCAGCCCCCCTAACCCGCGCGCTGGAGGCGCTGGTGTCGGTGATGCTGCAGATCACCGACTATGTGATGCGATTCGCACCGATCGCCGTGTTCGCAGCGGTCGCCGGGACGCTTGCCGAGCAGGGCCCGAGCGTGATCGGGCAGCTCGCCTATTTCATGGCCAGCGTCTTTGCGGGCCTCGCCTCGCTGTGGCTGCTGCTGTTCGGCGTCGCCTTCCTGATGATCGGCCCTCGGATCGGCCAGCTGATCCGCTACCTGCGCGAGCCGATCCTGGTCGGCTTCTCCACCGCCTCTTCGGAAGCGGCCTTCCCGCGCACGCTGGAGGCGCTCGACCGGTTTGGCGTGCCGCCGCGCATCGCCAGCTTCGTGCTGCCGCTGGGCTATTCGTTCAATCTCGACGGCTCGATGATGTACATGACGTTCGCGTCGATCTTCATCGCGCAGGCCTATGGCGTGGAGCTGTCGCTGGGGCAGCAGATCACCATGCTGCTGGTGCTGATGGTCACGTCCAAGGGCATCGCCGGCGTACCGCGCGCGAGCCTGGTGGTGATCGCGGCCACGCTGTCGATGTTCAAGATCCCGGAAGCCGGCCTGCTGCTGATCCTGGCGGTCGATCACTTCCTGGACATGGGCCGGACGGCAACCAACGTGATCGGCAATGCGATCGCGGCGACCGTGATCGCTAAGTGGGAGGGCGGCCTGGACGCGCCGGAGCCTGCGGAGATCGAGCCGCCGCAAGCGCCCTCCGGCACGCCGCGCGCCGATGCCCCGGACAGCTTCCGGCACATCGGCTGA
- the alaS gene encoding alanine--tRNA ligase, with protein MISTNDVRRSFLDYFEKEGHARVPSAPLVPQNDPTLMFVNAGMVPFKNVFTGLETRPYSTATSSQKCVRAGGKHNDLDNVGYTARHHTFFEMLGNFSFGDYFKDRAIELAWNLITREWGIAKDRLLVTVYHTDDQAAELWKKIAGLSDDRIIRIATKDNFWAMGDDGPCGPCSEIFFDHGDHIAGGPPGSPDEDGDRFVEIWNLVFMQYLQAGNEIIGELPRPSIDTGMGLERVAAVLQGVHDNYDTDTFRALIDESGALTGAATDGPMQASHRIIADHLRASGFLVADGVLPANEGRGYVLRRIMRRAMRHAHLLGAKQPLMHRMVPSLVAEMGAAYPDLVRAQPLIEATLLQEETRFRQTLDKGLRLLDEATAGMAKGDTLAGETAFKLYDTFGFPYDLTEDALRSQGLGVDRAGFETAMAEQKRAARAAWKGSGAKASDEVWFDIVEESGATEFTGYAVAEGQGEVIALVRDGARVDRAEAGEEVFVVTNQTPFYAESGGQVGDSGTIDTDKGLSATVLDTSKQLGKLHVHRTRINAGTLAVGDSVHLAIDTARRGQIRANHSATHLLHEALREQLGTHVAQKGSLVAPERLRFDFSQPTPISPADIAEVEAQVNAQVRGNGTVTTRLMTPDDAIAMGAMALFGEKYGDEVRVVSMGEDAEGTYSIELCGGTHVNALGEIGVFKIVGEGAVSSGVRRIEALTGEAARQWLAGRDEKLREAAALLKATPDEVPGRVATLVEERRRLERELAEAKKALALGGGAGAAPAGPETVGGVAFVGQVLDGLEAKALRGAVDEAKQRIGSGVVALVAVNDGRASVAVGVTADLVGTHSAVDLVKAAVAALGGQGGGGRPDMAQGGGPDGDKGAEAVAAVRAALEPVAA; from the coding sequence ATGATCTCGACCAACGATGTTCGCCGCTCGTTCCTCGACTATTTCGAGAAGGAGGGGCATGCGCGCGTGCCGTCTGCGCCGCTGGTGCCGCAGAACGACCCGACGCTGATGTTCGTGAACGCCGGCATGGTGCCGTTCAAGAACGTCTTCACCGGGCTGGAGACACGCCCCTACAGCACCGCGACATCGTCGCAGAAGTGCGTGCGTGCCGGCGGCAAGCACAACGACCTCGACAACGTCGGCTACACCGCGCGCCACCACACCTTCTTCGAGATGCTCGGCAACTTCTCGTTCGGCGACTATTTCAAGGATCGCGCGATCGAGCTCGCCTGGAACCTGATCACCCGCGAATGGGGGATCGCCAAGGACCGGCTGCTCGTCACCGTCTACCACACCGACGACCAGGCGGCCGAGCTCTGGAAGAAGATCGCCGGCCTTTCCGACGATCGCATCATCCGCATCGCCACCAAGGACAATTTCTGGGCGATGGGCGACGACGGTCCCTGCGGCCCCTGCTCGGAAATCTTCTTCGATCACGGCGACCACATCGCCGGTGGCCCGCCGGGATCGCCGGACGAGGACGGCGACCGCTTCGTCGAGATCTGGAACCTCGTCTTCATGCAGTATCTGCAGGCGGGGAACGAGATCATCGGCGAGCTGCCGCGCCCGTCGATCGACACCGGCATGGGCCTGGAGCGCGTCGCCGCCGTGCTGCAGGGCGTTCATGACAACTACGACACCGACACCTTCCGCGCGCTGATCGACGAATCGGGTGCGCTCACCGGCGCGGCCACCGACGGCCCGATGCAGGCGAGCCACCGCATCATCGCCGACCATCTGCGCGCCTCGGGCTTCCTGGTCGCGGACGGCGTGCTGCCCGCCAACGAAGGCCGTGGCTATGTGCTCCGCCGCATCATGCGCCGCGCGATGCGCCATGCGCACCTGCTCGGCGCCAAGCAGCCGCTGATGCACCGGATGGTGCCGTCGCTGGTGGCCGAGATGGGCGCCGCCTATCCGGACCTCGTCCGCGCGCAGCCGCTGATCGAGGCGACGCTGCTTCAGGAGGAGACCCGCTTCCGCCAGACGCTCGACAAGGGCCTGCGCTTGCTCGACGAGGCGACCGCCGGCATGGCAAAGGGCGATACGCTCGCGGGCGAGACCGCGTTCAAGCTCTACGACACCTTCGGCTTCCCCTACGACCTGACGGAGGATGCGCTGCGAAGTCAGGGTCTGGGCGTCGATCGCGCCGGCTTCGAAACTGCGATGGCCGAGCAGAAGCGCGCCGCCCGCGCCGCCTGGAAGGGCTCCGGCGCCAAGGCCTCCGACGAGGTCTGGTTCGACATCGTCGAGGAAAGCGGCGCAACCGAATTCACCGGCTATGCAGTCGCCGAAGGGCAGGGCGAAGTGATCGCGCTGGTCCGCGACGGCGCTCGCGTCGACCGGGCCGAGGCCGGCGAGGAGGTGTTCGTCGTCACCAACCAGACGCCTTTCTATGCGGAAAGCGGCGGTCAGGTCGGCGACAGCGGCACGATCGACACCGACAAGGGCCTGTCGGCCACCGTGCTCGACACGTCCAAGCAGCTCGGCAAGCTCCACGTCCACCGCACGCGCATCAACGCCGGCACGCTGGCGGTCGGCGACAGCGTGCACCTGGCGATCGACACCGCACGTCGTGGCCAGATCCGCGCCAACCACTCCGCCACCCATCTGCTGCACGAGGCTCTGCGCGAGCAGCTCGGCACCCACGTCGCACAGAAGGGCAGCCTGGTGGCGCCCGAGCGGCTGCGCTTCGACTTCTCGCAGCCGACGCCGATCTCCCCCGCCGACATCGCCGAGGTGGAGGCGCAGGTGAATGCGCAGGTGCGCGGCAACGGCACCGTCACGACGCGCCTGATGACGCCCGACGACGCCATCGCCATGGGCGCGATGGCGCTGTTCGGCGAGAAGTACGGCGACGAGGTCCGCGTCGTCTCGATGGGCGAAGATGCCGAGGGCACCTATTCGATCGAGTTGTGCGGCGGCACGCACGTCAACGCGCTGGGCGAGATCGGCGTGTTCAAAATCGTCGGCGAGGGCGCCGTGTCGAGCGGCGTCCGCCGCATCGAGGCGTTGACGGGCGAGGCCGCACGCCAGTGGCTCGCCGGCCGCGACGAAAAGCTGCGCGAAGCCGCTGCCCTGCTCAAGGCAACCCCGGACGAGGTGCCCGGTCGCGTCGCGACGCTGGTCGAGGAACGCCGTCGCCTCGAGCGCGAGCTTGCCGAGGCCAAGAAGGCGCTGGCCCTTGGCGGCGGTGCCGGTGCGGCACCCGCGGGTCCGGAAACGGTCGGCGGCGTGGCCTTCGTCGGCCAGGTGCTCGACGGCCTTGAGGCAAAGGCGCTGCGCGGCGCAGTGGATGAAGCCAAGCAGCGCATCGGCTCCGGCGTCGTCGCGCTGGTCGCGGTAAACGACGGCCGCGCCTCGGTCGCAGTCGGCGTCACCGCCGATCTGGTCGGCACCCACAGTGCCGTCGACCTGGTCAAGGCAGCGGTCGCGGCGCTCGGCGGCCAAGGCGGCGGCGGCCGTCCCGACATGGCCCAGGGCGGCGGTCCGGACGGCGACAAGGGCGCCGAAGCGGTTGCCGCAGTCCGTGCAGCACTGGAGCCGGTTGCGGCCTGA
- a CDS encoding cation:proton antiporter domain-containing protein — protein MPLPIDSTPFSDSLVILGAAGLVIPAFARFRVNPVIGFILVGVLVGPAGLGALVDRFPWLFHVTITDRHSIDPFAEFGIVLLLFSIGLELSFRRLWAMRSQVFGLGASELLVSGAAIAGALFLLGQGLPGAMGLGLALALSSTALVLPMAGTTSLVGRTAFSMLLFEDLALVPIIFALGALAPNAQDAGWGGLANTLIWGTVAIAALFVGGRLILPRLFAQAARTKSPELFLSASLLVVIVASMVTTAAGLSPIVGALLAGLLIAETEYHTEVEVITAPFKGLALGVFLITVGMSLDLRSIAENWLSLAAAVGGVVLVKALITGAMLRVARLRRGVAAETSLLMASPSETTLIVLATAAQAHLIQPSTAAFWQTVTAIGLTITPLLAMIGKRAARKIDLGSGVEEPQPSAEGPGAVIIGFGRVGRMVADMLRAHDKPFIAVESNIDTVAAARRQGYPVIFGDVVRPELVDRLNLGRATALILTMDEPVLTVRIARRVRGWVPNLTIVARARDAAHAAELYAAGVTEAVPETLESSLQLSEAVLVEMGVAMGPVIASIHEKRDELRREIREGAGLEREPRLRRTRRSEVAG, from the coding sequence ATGCCACTCCCGATCGATTCGACGCCGTTCAGCGACTCCCTCGTGATCCTGGGGGCCGCCGGGCTCGTGATCCCGGCGTTTGCCCGGTTCCGCGTCAACCCGGTGATCGGCTTCATCCTGGTGGGCGTGCTGGTTGGCCCCGCCGGACTGGGCGCGCTGGTGGACCGGTTTCCGTGGCTGTTCCACGTCACCATCACGGACAGACACTCGATCGACCCCTTTGCCGAATTCGGCATCGTGTTGCTGCTGTTCTCGATCGGACTGGAGCTGTCGTTCCGGCGCCTGTGGGCGATGCGCAGCCAGGTGTTCGGGCTGGGCGCGTCGGAGCTGCTGGTGTCGGGGGCTGCGATCGCCGGCGCGCTGTTCCTGCTCGGCCAGGGGCTTCCGGGCGCGATGGGGCTCGGGCTGGCGCTGGCGTTGTCGTCGACCGCGCTGGTGCTGCCGATGGCGGGCACGACCAGCCTGGTCGGGCGCACCGCCTTTTCGATGCTGTTGTTCGAGGATCTGGCGCTGGTGCCGATCATCTTCGCGCTCGGCGCCCTCGCACCCAATGCGCAGGATGCCGGCTGGGGTGGTCTCGCCAACACGCTGATCTGGGGAACGGTGGCGATCGCCGCGCTGTTCGTGGGCGGGCGGCTTATCCTGCCGCGGTTGTTCGCTCAGGCGGCGCGAACGAAGAGCCCGGAGCTGTTCCTGTCGGCGAGCCTGCTGGTGGTGATCGTGGCCAGCATGGTGACGACCGCCGCGGGCTTGTCGCCGATCGTCGGCGCACTGCTCGCCGGCCTGCTGATCGCCGAGACCGAATATCACACCGAGGTCGAGGTGATCACCGCGCCCTTCAAGGGGCTAGCGCTGGGCGTGTTCCTGATCACGGTCGGCATGAGCCTGGACCTGCGGTCGATCGCCGAGAATTGGCTGTCGCTGGCAGCGGCCGTGGGCGGCGTGGTGCTGGTGAAGGCGCTGATCACCGGCGCGATGCTGCGGGTCGCGCGTCTGCGCCGCGGCGTCGCCGCCGAGACCAGCCTGCTGATGGCCAGCCCGTCGGAGACGACGCTGATCGTGCTGGCGACAGCGGCACAGGCGCATCTGATCCAGCCCTCCACCGCCGCCTTCTGGCAGACGGTGACGGCGATCGGCCTGACGATCACGCCGCTGCTCGCGATGATCGGCAAACGTGCGGCGCGCAAGATCGACCTGGGGAGCGGCGTCGAGGAACCGCAGCCGAGCGCGGAGGGGCCGGGCGCCGTCATCATCGGCTTCGGTCGGGTTGGGCGCATGGTCGCGGACATGCTGCGTGCGCACGACAAGCCGTTCATCGCGGTGGAATCGAATATCGACACGGTGGCAGCGGCGCGGCGGCAGGGATACCCCGTGATCTTCGGCGACGTGGTTCGGCCGGAGCTCGTCGATCGCCTGAACCTCGGACGCGCAACGGCGCTGATCCTGACGATGGACGAGCCCGTGCTGACGGTGCGGATCGCGCGGCGGGTGCGCGGGTGGGTCCCGAACCTCACCATCGTCGCGCGCGCGCGCGATGCGGCGCATGCGGCCGAACTCTATGCGGCGGGGGTGACCGAAGCGGTGCCGGAGACGCTGGAAAGCTCGCTTCAGCTATCGGAGGCGGTGCTGGTCGAGATGGGGGTGGCGATGGGACCCGTGATCGCCTCCATCCACGAGAAGCGCGACGAACTGCGTCGCGAGATCCGCGAGGGCGCCGGGCTGGAGCGCGAGCCCCGCTTGCGGCGCACGCGGCGGAGCGAGGTTGCGGGATAG
- a CDS encoding NADP-dependent isocitrate dehydrogenase, which produces MAKIKVKTPVVEIDGDEMTRIIWAWIRERLILPYLDIDLEYYDLGIQKRDETDDQITIDSAKAIQKYGVGVKCATITPDEARVEEFGLKKMWRSPNGTIRNILGGVIFREPIVIQNVPRLIPGWTHPIVVGRHAFGDQYKATDFKVPGAGKLTMKFEGVDGEVIEHEVFDFPAAGVAMGMYNLDESIRDFARASMNYSLGRGWPLYLSTKNTILKAYDGRFKDIFEEVFATEFADQFQAAGIIYQHRLIDDMVASALKWNGEFVWACKNYDGDVQSDQVAQGFGSLGLMTSVLMTPDGKTIEAEAAHGTVTRHYRQHEQGKATSTNPIASIFAWTGGLKYRGKFDGTPEVTQFAETLERVCIETVENGHMTKDLAILIGPDQPWMTTEQFFEQVRVNLESKMGAIGA; this is translated from the coding sequence ATGGCCAAGATCAAGGTGAAGACGCCCGTCGTGGAGATCGACGGCGACGAGATGACCCGCATCATCTGGGCATGGATCCGCGAGCGGCTGATCCTCCCGTACCTCGACATCGACCTCGAATATTACGACCTGGGCATCCAGAAGCGCGACGAGACCGACGACCAGATCACGATCGATTCGGCCAAGGCGATCCAGAAGTACGGCGTCGGCGTGAAGTGCGCGACGATCACCCCGGACGAGGCGCGCGTCGAGGAATTCGGCCTCAAGAAGATGTGGCGTTCGCCCAACGGCACGATCCGCAACATCCTGGGCGGCGTGATCTTCCGCGAGCCCATCGTGATCCAGAACGTGCCGCGGCTGATCCCGGGCTGGACCCACCCGATCGTCGTCGGCCGCCACGCGTTCGGCGACCAGTACAAGGCGACCGACTTCAAGGTGCCGGGTGCGGGCAAGCTGACCATGAAGTTCGAGGGCGTCGACGGCGAGGTTATCGAGCACGAGGTGTTCGACTTCCCGGCAGCGGGCGTCGCGATGGGCATGTACAACCTGGACGAGTCGATCCGCGACTTCGCCCGCGCCAGCATGAACTACAGCCTGGGGCGCGGCTGGCCGCTGTACCTGTCGACCAAGAACACCATCCTCAAGGCCTATGACGGCCGCTTCAAGGACATCTTCGAAGAGGTGTTCGCGACCGAGTTCGCCGACCAGTTCCAGGCGGCCGGCATCATCTACCAGCACCGCCTGATCGACGACATGGTCGCCTCCGCGCTGAAGTGGAACGGCGAGTTCGTCTGGGCCTGCAAGAACTATGACGGCGACGTGCAGTCGGACCAGGTGGCGCAGGGCTTCGGCTCGCTGGGCCTGATGACCTCGGTGCTGATGACGCCGGACGGCAAGACGATCGAGGCGGAGGCGGCGCACGGCACCGTCACGCGCCACTATCGCCAGCACGAGCAGGGCAAGGCGACCTCGACCAACCCGATCGCGTCGATCTTCGCGTGGACCGGCGGCCTCAAGTACCGCGGCAAGTTCGACGGCACGCCGGAGGTGACCCAGTTCGCCGAGACGCTGGAGCGCGTCTGCATCGAGACCGTGGAGAACGGCCACATGACCAAGGATCTCGCGATCCTGATCGGCCCGGACCAGCCCTGGATGACCACCGAGCAGTTCTTCGAGCAGGTCCGCGTGAACCTGGAGAGCAAGATGGGCGCGATCGGCGCCTGA
- a CDS encoding phosphatidylserine decarboxylase, with protein sequence MASLEKPPIVTTTVKWRWPSVHPEGRKYVAISAIVAAIFLFFVWDELGFALVGFTIWVAAFFRDPIRVTPQGADLIVAPADGLVTMIERVPLPPELRGPNGLGEEPLVRVSIFMSVFDVHINRSPIAGTVRQVVYISGKFLNADLNKASDENERQHIVVEDMYGRRIGFTQIAGLVARRIVGFVKPGDIIAAGQRVGLIRFGSRVDVFLPDGIEPQVILGQRSIAGETILGRPAVPAPAGVAQ encoded by the coding sequence ATGGCATCCTTGGAAAAACCGCCGATCGTGACGACGACGGTGAAATGGCGCTGGCCCTCGGTTCACCCCGAGGGGCGCAAATATGTAGCGATCTCCGCCATTGTTGCGGCGATCTTCCTCTTCTTCGTCTGGGACGAGCTCGGCTTCGCGCTGGTCGGCTTCACCATCTGGGTGGCCGCCTTCTTCCGCGACCCCATCCGGGTGACGCCCCAGGGCGCCGACCTGATCGTGGCGCCGGCCGACGGTCTCGTGACGATGATTGAGCGCGTACCGCTGCCGCCCGAACTGCGTGGCCCCAACGGCCTCGGCGAAGAGCCGCTGGTCCGCGTCTCGATCTTCATGAGCGTGTTCGACGTCCACATCAATCGCTCGCCGATCGCTGGCACCGTCCGCCAGGTCGTCTACATCTCGGGCAAGTTCCTGAACGCCGACCTCAACAAGGCGAGCGACGAGAACGAGCGCCAGCACATCGTGGTCGAGGACATGTACGGCCGCCGCATCGGCTTCACCCAGATCGCGGGCCTCGTCGCCCGCCGCATCGTCGGCTTCGTGAAGCCGGGCGACATCATCGCCGCCGGCCAGCGCGTCGGCCTGATCCGCTTCGGCAGCCGCGTCGACGTGTTCCTGCCCGACGGCATCGAGCCGCAGGTGATCCTCGGCCAGCGCAGCATCGCAGGGGAAACCATCCTCGGCCGCCCGGCAGTGCCGGCACCCGCCGGCGTCGCGCAGTAA
- a CDS encoding CDP-alcohol phosphatidyltransferase family protein codes for MRRPRPTRGIPLRAVAPNAVTALALCSGLTGIRFAIAGDWERAIIMILVAGVLDGIDGRIARLVHGQSRFGAELDSLSDAISFGVSPALILYLWSLVAAPRIGWICALVYAVFCALRLARFNAQIDVVEQPHKSAGFLTGIPAPAGAGLAMLPIYIWLWSGEAVFRSPWIVAPWVAFIAFLMVSSLATYSWSSLKLRRNIRFEAIVVVVIVAAALVSAPWQTLTVVCVGYLATLPFSIRSYRRVKRLREGSAPSPAAG; via the coding sequence ATGCGTCGTCCTCGTCCCACGCGCGGCATTCCGCTGCGCGCCGTCGCCCCTAACGCGGTCACCGCGCTGGCCCTGTGCTCCGGCCTCACCGGCATTCGCTTTGCGATCGCGGGCGATTGGGAGCGTGCGATCATCATGATCCTGGTCGCGGGCGTGCTGGACGGGATCGACGGCCGCATCGCGCGCCTGGTCCACGGGCAGAGCCGCTTCGGGGCCGAACTCGATTCGCTCTCCGACGCGATCTCCTTCGGCGTCTCGCCCGCGCTGATCCTCTATCTCTGGTCGCTGGTGGCGGCGCCGCGGATCGGATGGATCTGCGCCCTCGTCTATGCAGTCTTCTGTGCGCTCCGGCTCGCCCGCTTCAACGCCCAGATCGACGTCGTGGAGCAGCCGCACAAGTCCGCCGGCTTTCTCACCGGCATTCCCGCACCCGCGGGTGCGGGCCTTGCCATGCTGCCCATCTACATCTGGCTCTGGTCGGGGGAGGCGGTGTTCCGCTCCCCCTGGATTGTCGCGCCCTGGGTGGCGTTCATCGCCTTCCTGATGGTGTCCAGCCTGGCGACCTACAGCTGGTCGTCGCTGAAGCTCCGGCGCAACATCCGGTTCGAGGCGATCGTGGTGGTAGTGATCGTCGCGGCAGCGCTGGTTTCGGCGCCTTGGCAGACGCTGACGGTAGTCTGCGTCGGCTACCTCGCCACGCTGCCCTTCAGCATCCGCTCCTACCGCCGGGTCAAGCGGCTGCGCGAAGGGTCCGCGCCGTCGCCCGCTGCCGGATAA
- the rpsB gene encoding 30S ribosomal protein S2: MAAPVVSMQQLLESGAHFGHQTHRWNPKMKPYIFGDRNGVHILDLSQTVPLFARALEFVSSTVAAGGKVLFVGTKRQAQEPIADAARKSGQHFVNHRWLGGMLTNWKTISNSIKRLKTLEEQLSGDTHGLTKKEVLQLTRERDKLELSLGGIRDLGGIPDIMFVIDANKEELAIKEANKLGIPVVAILDSNVSPEGIAFPVPANDDASRAIRLYCEAIAIAATRGGQQQMQQADFDVGAMDEPPVEEALGADQTVAAEGEQQINA, translated from the coding sequence ATGGCGGCACCTGTCGTCTCCATGCAGCAGCTGCTCGAATCGGGCGCGCACTTCGGTCACCAGACCCACCGCTGGAACCCGAAGATGAAGCCGTATATTTTCGGCGACCGTAACGGTGTTCACATCCTCGACCTGTCGCAGACCGTGCCGCTCTTCGCACGCGCGCTCGAGTTCGTGTCGTCGACCGTCGCCGCCGGCGGCAAGGTGCTGTTCGTCGGCACCAAGCGCCAGGCGCAGGAGCCGATCGCCGACGCCGCACGCAAGTCGGGCCAGCACTTCGTCAACCACCGCTGGCTGGGCGGCATGCTCACCAACTGGAAGACGATCAGCAACTCGATCAAGCGCCTCAAGACGCTCGAGGAGCAGCTGTCGGGCGACACGCACGGCCTCACCAAGAAGGAAGTGCTGCAGCTCACCCGTGAGCGCGACAAGCTCGAGCTGTCGCTGGGCGGCATCCGCGACCTGGGCGGCATTCCGGACATCATGTTCGTGATCGACGCCAACAAGGAAGAGCTGGCGATCAAGGAAGCCAACAAGCTCGGCATCCCGGTCGTCGCGATCCTCGACTCGAACGTCTCGCCGGAAGGCATCGCCTTCCCGGTGCCGGCGAACGACGACGCGAGCCGCGCGATCCGCCTGTATTGCGAAGCCATTGCGATCGCCGCGACCCGTGGCGGCCAGCAGCAGATGCAGCAGGCCGACTTCGACGTCGGTGCGATGGACGAGCCGCCGGTCGAGGAGGCGCTGGGCGCCGACCAGACCGTTGCTGCCGAGGGCGAGCAGCAGATCAACGCCTGA